A window of the Schistocerca nitens isolate TAMUIC-IGC-003100 chromosome 5, iqSchNite1.1, whole genome shotgun sequence genome harbors these coding sequences:
- the LOC126260348 gene encoding uncharacterized protein LOC126260348: MNDYLVRGGFQPRLPTSLPPPGQQQQPSPLPRRQPVPLMPPAQLHVVAPAPAVPLQSPPPSELMDVDPSAGPPSQAVAVQPVLKPLSLGTPKESDTAAPCPAPTQQPSTQRQETLPLFVGPDAPSRPVPEAAPVVTGVHPDLGFQSVFPEAPRSQCWGADRGLPPTTVSAPVSSATSAARPLPRRRRSPRH, encoded by the exons ATGAACGATT atttggtccgcggcgggttccagccgcgccttccgacttcgctgccgcccccagggcagcagcagcagccgtcgccgctaccacgccgacagcccgtcccgttgatgcctcccgcgcagcttcatgtggtcgctccggcgcctgcggtccctcttcagtcgccaccgccttcggagctgatggacgtcgacccctcagccgggccgccttcccaagcggtggctgtgcagcctgtactaaagccgctttccttgggcacccccaaggagtctgacaccgcagcgccttgtccggcgcccactcagcagccgtcgacgcagcgtcaggagacgctgcctctcttcgtgggtcccgacgccccgtcacgtccagtaccagaagctgcgcccgtggtcacaggcgtgcaccctgacctcggttttcagtcggtgtttcccgaggccccgcgcagccaatgctggggtgcggaccggggactgccaccgacaacagtctccgccccggtctcttctgctacgtctgcggccagacccctcccccgccgtcgacgctcgccacgtcattag